AGGGCAATACCCAAGTGCTTTATCGTAAACCTCGAACTTTACAATATTACCATCAAGCCAATAGATGAATGGGTAGTACCTACACACGTTAGGCTTAACGGGGTGTATTGAGCAAATTAGTTTATCATCGATCCACTTATTGAATATGCACGTGCCATCAAGCCTCTTCTTAAGCACGAGGTAGTACTCACCATCCCTAAGCCTTATTACTGGTTCATCCCAATCAGCAGCCATGTCCTTAGGAAATAATGCCAGGAAATCCCTAGGTCTCATGCCTACATACTTCGTAATCCTAGCCGCATCCCTATGCGTCACAGGTATCCAATAACGCCTACAGCACTCACCACACATTATGCAATTGAATCTAACCCTTGGGAATTCCGCATTCACCATAATTCTCATGGTTAATTTAATGGTACTTGCATTGTAAGGGCTTGTTATGAGGATTGTGACTGAGAAGATCCCTTAATCTCCTGTAGATACTTACTTACTTCATCTATTGTTAACTTCCTAAATAACTTGGTCTTAACATCGATAACTCCTATCTCTAGCCTATCAGGCTCGGGTGCCTCAAGGACTAGGCTTAATGCCCTGATTGCGAGTTTTACACAATCATTAACACCCATGTCATACTTATACTCCTTCTCGAGGAATTCCGTTATTCTCGATGATTCGGCGCCCATGGCAACCGCGTAGAAGCCGAAGTATATACCGCCTGGGTCTGTCTGGAATAGCCTTGGTCCATGCTTATCAACACCACCAACAATCAATGCAGCACCAAAGGGCCTTACACCACCGTATTGCGTATGCATCTGCTTAAGATCACTAATCCTCTTGGTCAATAACTCAACATCTATGGGCTCATCATAGAGCAACCTATGTGTCTGGGCCTCCTGCCTAGCATACTCAATAAGTACCCTGGCGTCCGACAATAAGCCCGATGCTGCTATGCCCACGTGATCATCAACCATATAAACCTTCTCAATACTACCCAGGTCGATTAGGGAACTTACCTTTCTCTTCTCTGCAGCAAGCACAACACCATCAACGCACTTAATACCAATGGTAGCCCAACCCCTCTTAACAGCCTCACCAGCATACCTAACTTGGTATAACTCACCCTCTGGACTAAATATTGTTATGGCCCTATCATATCCATATACCTGTGGAGAGAACATACTTCTCGATAATGTATTGTCAAGGGGTTTTTAAATCAAACCTACTTGTTACCTATTTCGTGGCATTGCGCGTAACCTTTTTAAATTAGTAATCGAGTTCGATATCGGTTATGAAAATAGCAATATCCGTGAGTAATGGTTTCGTATCTGGACCTGGTGAAGGCGATGAAGTTTGGATAGTTGAGGTTGAGGATCATGGCAACTACAAATTAATTGAGCGATATGAGAACCCAGCAAGGTATGCACAGCAGATAAGGGGTGTGTTCATGTTGAGGAGT
This is a stretch of genomic DNA from Vulcanisaeta moutnovskia 768-28. It encodes these proteins:
- a CDS encoding YkgJ family cysteine cluster protein, which produces MRIMVNAEFPRVRFNCIMCGECCRRYWIPVTHRDAARITKYVGMRPRDFLALFPKDMAADWDEPVIRLRDGEYYLVLKKRLDGTCIFNKWIDDKLICSIHPVKPNVCRYYPFIYWLDGNIVKFEVYDKALGYCPGIGKGGYANFRVEISSIDDAVKAKKEFKEVINKWNEMVSKGLVSGTLEEFMNYIEQVVDEHSRKNS
- the psmA gene encoding archaeal proteasome endopeptidase complex subunit alpha, whose product is MFSPQVYGYDRAITIFSPEGELYQVRYAGEAVKRGWATIGIKCVDGVVLAAEKRKVSSLIDLGSIEKVYMVDDHVGIAASGLLSDARVLIEYARQEAQTHRLLYDEPIDVELLTKRISDLKQMHTQYGGVRPFGAALIVGGVDKHGPRLFQTDPGGIYFGFYAVAMGAESSRITEFLEKEYKYDMGVNDCVKLAIRALSLVLEAPEPDRLEIGVIDVKTKLFRKLTIDEVSKYLQEIKGSSQSQSS